From Pan paniscus chromosome 9, NHGRI_mPanPan1-v2.0_pri, whole genome shotgun sequence, the proteins below share one genomic window:
- the SCGB1C1 gene encoding secretoglobin family 1C member 1, which translates to MKGSHALLLVALTLLCICRMATGDDNDEFFMDFLQTLLVGTPEELYEGTLGKYNVNEDAKAAMTELKSCIDGLQPMHKAELVKLLVQVLGSQDGA; encoded by the exons ATGAAGGGGAGCCATGCCCTCCTGCTGGTGGCCCTCACCCTGCTCTGCATCTGCC GGATGGCCACAGGGGACGACAACGATGAGTTTTTCATGGACTTCCTGCAAACACTACTGGTGGGGACCCCAGAGGAGCTCTATGaggggaccttgggcaagtacaATGTCAACGAAGATGCCAAGGCAGCAATGACTGAACTCAAGTCCTGCATAGATGGCCTGCAGCCAATGCACAAGGCGGAGCTGGTCAAGCTGCTG GTGCAAGTGCTGGGCAGTCAGGACGGTGCCTAA
- the CIMAP1A gene encoding ciliary microtubule associated protein 1A yields MTEEVWMGTWRPHRPRGPIMALYSSPGPKYLIPPTTGFMKHTPTKLRAPAYSFRGAPMLLAENCSPGPRYNVNPKILRTGKDLGPAYSILGRYQTKTMLTPGPGDYFPEKSIKYVFDSAPSHSISARTKAFRVDSTPGPAAYMLPMVMGPNTVGKASQPSFSIKGRSKLGGFSDDLHKTPGPAAYRQTDVRVTKFKAPQYTMAARVEPPGDKTLKPGPGAHSPEKVTLTKPCAPAVTFGIKHSDYMTPLLVDVE; encoded by the exons ATGACGGAGGAGGTATGGATGGGTACCTGGAGGCCCCATCGCCCCCGGGGACCCATCATGGCCCTCTACAGCAGCCCTGGACCCAAGTACCTGATTCCACCAACAACAG GCTTCATGAAGCACACGCCCACCAAGCTGCGTGCACCGGCCTACAGCTTCCGTGGGGCCCCCATGCTCCTGGCAGAGAACTGCTCCCCAGGGCCCCGTTACAATGTAAACCCCAAGATACTGAGGACTGGCAAGGACCTTGGCCCTGCCTACTCCATCCTGGGGCGCTACCAAACCAAGACCATGCTGACTCCTGGTCCAG GTGACTACTTTCCAGAGAAATCCATCAAGTACGTGTTCGACTCAGCGCCCAGCCACTCCATCTCTGCCCGGACAAAGGCATTCCGAGTGGACAGCACCCCAG GCCCCGCTGCGTACATGCTGCCCATGGTAATGGGGCCCAATACCGTCGGCAAGGCCTCCCAGCCCTCCTTTTCCATCAAGGGCCGCAGCAAGCTGGGCGGCTTCAGCGACGACCTACACAAG ACCCCAGGTCCCGCAGCCTACCGCCAAACTGATGTGCGGGTGACCAAGTTCAAGGCTCCGCAGTACACCATGGCTGCCCGTGTGGAGCCCCCAGGGGACAAGACCCTCAAGCCAGGACCAGGCGCCCACAGCCCTGAGAAG GTGACCCTGACCAAGCCCTGCGCCCCAGCTGTCACCTTCGGCATCAAACACTCTGATTACATGACTCCCCTGCTGGTTGATGTGGAATAA